Proteins encoded within one genomic window of Manis pentadactyla isolate mManPen7 chromosome 4, mManPen7.hap1, whole genome shotgun sequence:
- the ST3GAL3 gene encoding CMP-N-acetylneuraminate-beta-1,4-galactoside alpha-2,3-sialyltransferase isoform X3 has product MTAIFPRFSKPAPMFLDDSFRKWARIREFVPPFGIKGQDNLIKAILSVTKEYRLTPALDSLSCRRCIIMGNGGVLANKSLGPRIDDYDIVVRLNSAPVKGFEKDVGSKTTLRITYPEGAMQRPEQYERDSLFVLAGFKWQDFKWLKYIVHKERVSASDGFWKSVATRVPKEPAEIRILNPYFIQEAAFTLIGLPFNNGLMGRGNIPTLGSVAVTMALHGCDEVAVAGFGYDMSTPDAPLHYYETVRMAAIKESWTHNIQREKEFLQKLVKARVITDLTSGI; this is encoded by the exons GTTCTCCAAGCCAGCACCCATGTTCCTGGATGACTCCTTCCGCAAGTGGGCCAGGATCCGGGAATTTGTGCCGCCTTTTGGGATCAAAGGTCAAG ACAATCTGATCAAAGCCATCTTGTCAGTCACCAAAGAGTACCGCCTGACCCCTGCCTTGGACAG CCTCAGCTGCCGCCGCTGCATCATCATGGGCAATGGAGGTGTCCTCGCCAACAAGTCTCTGGGGCCAAGAATTGATGACTATGACATTGTGGTCAG ACTGAACTCAGCACCAGTGAAAGGCTTTGAGAAGGACGTGGGCAGCAAGACCACGCTGCGCATCACCTACCCTGAGGGCGCCATGCAGCGGCCTGAGCAATACGAGCGTGATTCTCTGTTTGTTCTCGCTGGCTTCAAGTGGCAGGACTTCAAGTGGTTGAAGTACATCGTCCACAAGGAGAGAGTG AGCGCCTCCGATGGCTTCTGGAAATCTGTGGCCACTCGAGTGCCCAAGGAGCCTGCTGAGATTCGCATCCTCAACCCATATTTCATCCAGGAGGCCGCCTTCACCCTCATTGGACTGCCCTTCAACAACGGCCTCATGGGCCGAGGG aacaTCCCGACCCTTGGCAGTGTGGCAGTGACCATGGCACTCCACGGCTGTGATGAGGTGGCAGTTGCAGGCTTTGGCTACGACATGAGCACACCCGATGCGCCCCTGCACTACTATGAGACCGTGCGCATGGCAGCCATCAAAGAG TCTTGGACACACAATATTCAGCGAGAGAAAGAGTTTCTGCAGAAGCTGGTGAAAGCGCGTGTCATCACTGACCTAACCAGTGGCATCTGA
- the ARTN gene encoding artemin, whose amino-acid sequence MEPGHGGPSVLPHWPQPGWQPVLWPTLAALALLSSVAKASVGPAPRSPATREGPAPAPAPPASHLPGDRVARSCGGRARRPPPQPPRPAPPPPSPSRGSRAARAGGWSGRASWGSRARAAGARGCRLRSQLVPVRALGLGHSSDELVRFRFCSGSCRRARSPHDLSLASLLGAGALRPPPGSRPVSQPCCRPTRYEAVSFMDVNSTWRTVDRLSATACGCLG is encoded by the exons ATGGAGCCTGGACATGGAGGCCCTTCTGTGCTGCCCCACTGGCCCCAGCCTGGGTGGCAG CCTGTCCTGTGGCCAACGCTGGCTGCTCTGGCCCTGCTGAGCAGCGTCGCCAAGGCCTCTGTGGGCCCCGCGCCCCGCAGCCCTGCCACCCGCGAAGGCCCCGCGCCGGCCCCCGCGCCCCCGGCCAGCCATCTGCCGG GGGACCGTGTGGCTCGTTCGTGCGGCGGAAGAGCCCGGCGACCGCCGCCCCAGCCGCCCCGGCCCGCGCCCCCTCCGCCCTCGCCCTCCCGCGGGAGCCGCGCGGCGCGTGCCGGGGGCTGGAGCGGCCGTGCGAGCTGGGGAAGCCGCGCGCGGGCCGCGGGGGCGCGGGGCTGCCGCCTGCGCTCGCAGCTGGTGCCGGTGCGCGCGCTGGGCCTGGGCCACAGCTCCGACGAGCTGGTGCGTTTCCGCTTCTGCAGCGGCTCGTGCCGCCGCGCGCGCTCCCCACACGACCTCAGCCTGGCCAGCCTGCTGGGTGCCGGGGCCCTGCGGCCGCCGCCCGGCTCCCGGCCGGTCAGCCAGCCCTGCTGCCGCCCCACGCGCTATGAGGCCGTCTCCTTCATGGACGTCAACAGCACCTGGAGGACCGTGGACCGCCTCTCAGCCACTGCCTGCGGCTGCCTGGGCTGA